One window of Camelina sativa cultivar DH55 chromosome 4, Cs, whole genome shotgun sequence genomic DNA carries:
- the LOC104780661 gene encoding uncharacterized protein LOC104780661, translated as MFGRLRPPPSSPDCLERYPAKIIKDDPLSVYESTLLKLKQGSKLETEGEVNLSSSSSSSSSQVFSSDSQPGDTHDAMAIESCESSKQLKNKKNPSVMSMFCKYKNQAQARNMKTETTQE; from the exons atgttcGGAAGGCTGAGACCGCCACCATCATCGCCGGACTGTTTGGAGAGATATCCGGCGAAGATCATCAAAGACGATCCTCTCTCTGTATACG AGTCAACACTGTTGAAGCTGAAGCAAGGATCAAAACTAGAGACTGAGGGTGAGGTGAAtctgtcatcatcatcatcatcatcatcgtctcaGGTCTTCTCTTCGGATTCACAACCAGGAGACACTCATGATGCAATGGCTATAGAATCATGTGAAAGCTCGAAACAgttaaagaacaagaagaaccCATCAGTAATGTCCATGTTTTGCAAGTACAAGAATCAAGCTCAAGCACGAAACATGAAGACAGAGACGACTCAAGAGTGA